One region of Crateriforma spongiae genomic DNA includes:
- the rpmA gene encoding 50S ribosomal protein L27, producing MAHKKGQGSSRNGRDSNAQRRGVKRFGGQAVTAGSILVRQVGTKFKPGRNVGIGNDYTLFSLVDGTVRFDQEGRRVNVDLAEA from the coding sequence ATGGCACACAAAAAGGGACAAGGTAGTAGCCGAAACGGCCGTGACAGCAACGCGCAACGTCGTGGCGTCAAGCGTTTCGGTGGCCAAGCGGTGACCGCCGGCAGCATCCTGGTTCGTCAGGTCGGCACCAAATTCAAGCCCGGTCGCAATGTCGGCATCGGCAACGATTACACGCTGTTTTCGTTGGTCGACGGCACCGTCCGTTTCGACCAGGAAGGCCGCCGGGTCAACGTCGACTTGGCCGAAGCCTAA